Proteins encoded within one genomic window of Etheostoma cragini isolate CJK2018 chromosome 21, CSU_Ecrag_1.0, whole genome shotgun sequence:
- the LOC117937396 gene encoding monocarboxylate transporter 4-like isoform X2 produces the protein MGGAVVDDGPPGVKAPDGGWGWAVLAGCFVITGFSYAFPKAVSVFFKELIREFDVGYSDTAWISSILLAMLYGTGPLCSVLVNRFGCRPVMMVGGLFASLGMILASFATSIMHIYLCIGVITGLGLALNFQPSLIMLNRYFSEKRPLANGLAAAGSPVALCCLSPLGQILQYQYGWRGGFLILGGILLNCCACGALMRPLCPPKKPQYLEESPPTAAVGEKKKLLDFSVFKDRGFLIYTLAASIMVLGLFVPPVFVVSYAKTLGYEDTKSSLLLTILGFVDMFARPASGLIAGMKWVRPRTVYLFSFAMVFNGCTDLIGSQVTIYGGLVVFCIFFGISYGMVGALQFEVLMSIVGTEKFSSAIGLVLLMEAFAVLVGPPGAGRLLDATHQYMYVFLLAGCEVTLSAFVIALGNFFCLRRKKKDLKAEVEMAVTAAEKEGLNFGGDGEEDHEREEEPKEKNKGNVNALKATEEVMIVKEMGENGGEDTL, from the exons ATGGGAGGAGCAGTGGTGGACGATGGACCTCCTGGTGTGAAGGCCCCAGATGGCGGCTGGGGCTGGGCAGTGTTGGCCGGCTGCTTCGTCATTACTGGCTTCTCCTACGCCTTCCCTAAGGCTGTCAGCGTCTTCTTCAAGGAACTTATCCGAGAGTTTGACGTCGGCTACAGTGACACCGCTTGGATCTCGTCAATACTGCTTGCCATGCTATATGGCACAG gacCTCTGTGCAGTGTGTTGGTGAACAGGTTTGGCTGCCGACCGGTAATGATGGTTGGAGGGCTCTTTGCCTCACTGGGAATGATTCTGGCCTCCTTTGCCACTAGTATCATGCACATCTACCTCTGCATTGGAGTTATTACAG GTCTGGGTCTGGCGTTGAACTTCCAGCCGTCTCTGATAATGCTGAATCGCTACTTTAGTGAGAAGCGTCCTTTAGCCAATGGCTTAGCAGCAGCGGGCAGCCCTGTGGCACTGTGCTGCCTGTCCCCACTGGGACAGATTCTCCAGTACCAGTATGGCTGGAGGGGGGGGTTCCTCATACTAGGAGGCATTCTGCTCAACTGTTGTGCCTGCGGTGCCCTCATGAGGCCCCTGTGTCCCCCTAAGAAGCCACAGTATCTGGAGGAAAGCCCTCCCACAGCTGCagtaggggaaaaaaagaaactgttggATTTCAGCGTGTTCAAGGACAGAGGTTTTCTCATCTATACCCTTGCAGCGTCCATTATGGTGCTGGGCTTGTTCGTGCCCCCTGTGTTTGTGGTCAGCTACGCTAAAACCCTCGGCTATGAAGACACAAAGTCTTCACTGCTGCTCACCATCTTGGGATTTGTCGATATGTTTGCTCGGCCCGCATCAGGACTCATAGCGGGCATGAAGTGGGTACGGCCCAGAACCGTCTACCTGTTCAGCTTTGCTATGGTCTTCAACGGCTGCACTGACCTCATAGGATCCCAGGTAACTAT CTATGGAGGTCTGGTGGTCTTCTGTATCTTCTTTGGTATCTCGTATGGCATGGTGGGAGCGCTACAGTTCGAGGTCCTCATGTCTATTGTAGGGACCGAGAAGTTCTCCAGTGCCATAGGCCTGGTGTTGCTGATGGAAGCCTTTGCTGTACTAGTGGGACCTCCTGGAGCAG GTCGCCTCTTGGATGCCACCCATCAGTACATGTATGTCTTCCTGTTGGCAGGCTGTGAGGTCACACTGTCAGCCTTTGTCATCGCCTTAGGTAACTTCTTTTGCCttagaaggaaaaagaaagatctAAAGGCTGAGGTAGAAATGGCTGTCACTGCAGCAGAGAAGGAGGGACTAAACTTTGGGGGGGACGGCGAGGAAGATCACGAACGTGAAGAGGAGCCTaaggagaaaaataaaggaaatgtcaATGCCTTGAAAGCAACGGAAGAAGTGATGATAGTTAAGGAGATGGGAGAGAATGGTGGAGAAGACAcattataa
- the LOC117937396 gene encoding monocarboxylate transporter 4-like isoform X1, producing MGGAVVDDGPPGVKAPDGGWGWAVLAGCFVITGFSYAFPKAVSVFFKELIREFDVGYSDTAWISSILLAMLYGTGPLCSVLVNRFGCRPVMMVGGLFASLGMILASFATSIMHIYLCIGVITGLGLALNFQPSLIMLNRYFSEKRPLANGLAAAGSPVALCCLSPLGQILQYQYGWRGGFLILGGILLNCCACGALMRPLCPPKKPQYLEESPPTAAVGEKKKLLDFSVFKDRGFLIYTLAASIMVLGLFVPPVFVVSYAKTLGYEDTKSSLLLTILGFVDMFARPASGLIAGMKWVRPRTVYLFSFAMVFNGCTDLIGSQANSYGGLVVFCIFFGISYGMVGALQFEVLMSIVGTEKFSSAIGLVLLMEAFAVLVGPPGAGRLLDATHQYMYVFLLAGCEVTLSAFVIALGNFFCLRRKKKDLKAEVEMAVTAAEKEGLNFGGDGEEDHEREEEPKEKNKGNVNALKATEEVMIVKEMGENGGEDTL from the exons ATGGGAGGAGCAGTGGTGGACGATGGACCTCCTGGTGTGAAGGCCCCAGATGGCGGCTGGGGCTGGGCAGTGTTGGCCGGCTGCTTCGTCATTACTGGCTTCTCCTACGCCTTCCCTAAGGCTGTCAGCGTCTTCTTCAAGGAACTTATCCGAGAGTTTGACGTCGGCTACAGTGACACCGCTTGGATCTCGTCAATACTGCTTGCCATGCTATATGGCACAG gacCTCTGTGCAGTGTGTTGGTGAACAGGTTTGGCTGCCGACCGGTAATGATGGTTGGAGGGCTCTTTGCCTCACTGGGAATGATTCTGGCCTCCTTTGCCACTAGTATCATGCACATCTACCTCTGCATTGGAGTTATTACAG GTCTGGGTCTGGCGTTGAACTTCCAGCCGTCTCTGATAATGCTGAATCGCTACTTTAGTGAGAAGCGTCCTTTAGCCAATGGCTTAGCAGCAGCGGGCAGCCCTGTGGCACTGTGCTGCCTGTCCCCACTGGGACAGATTCTCCAGTACCAGTATGGCTGGAGGGGGGGGTTCCTCATACTAGGAGGCATTCTGCTCAACTGTTGTGCCTGCGGTGCCCTCATGAGGCCCCTGTGTCCCCCTAAGAAGCCACAGTATCTGGAGGAAAGCCCTCCCACAGCTGCagtaggggaaaaaaagaaactgttggATTTCAGCGTGTTCAAGGACAGAGGTTTTCTCATCTATACCCTTGCAGCGTCCATTATGGTGCTGGGCTTGTTCGTGCCCCCTGTGTTTGTGGTCAGCTACGCTAAAACCCTCGGCTATGAAGACACAAAGTCTTCACTGCTGCTCACCATCTTGGGATTTGTCGATATGTTTGCTCGGCCCGCATCAGGACTCATAGCGGGCATGAAGTGGGTACGGCCCAGAACCGTCTACCTGTTCAGCTTTGCTATGGTCTTCAACGGCTGCACTGACCTCATAGGATCCCAG GCAAACAGCTATGGAGGTCTGGTGGTCTTCTGTATCTTCTTTGGTATCTCGTATGGCATGGTGGGAGCGCTACAGTTCGAGGTCCTCATGTCTATTGTAGGGACCGAGAAGTTCTCCAGTGCCATAGGCCTGGTGTTGCTGATGGAAGCCTTTGCTGTACTAGTGGGACCTCCTGGAGCAG GTCGCCTCTTGGATGCCACCCATCAGTACATGTATGTCTTCCTGTTGGCAGGCTGTGAGGTCACACTGTCAGCCTTTGTCATCGCCTTAGGTAACTTCTTTTGCCttagaaggaaaaagaaagatctAAAGGCTGAGGTAGAAATGGCTGTCACTGCAGCAGAGAAGGAGGGACTAAACTTTGGGGGGGACGGCGAGGAAGATCACGAACGTGAAGAGGAGCCTaaggagaaaaataaaggaaatgtcaATGCCTTGAAAGCAACGGAAGAAGTGATGATAGTTAAGGAGATGGGAGAGAATGGTGGAGAAGACAcattataa